One Cryptomeria japonica chromosome 9, Sugi_1.0, whole genome shotgun sequence genomic window carries:
- the LOC131858353 gene encoding uncharacterized mitochondrial protein AtMg00810-like, giving the protein MVECKAFATPVALGEKLTKEDASPKVDATRYRSLVGSLMYLTTTGPDIMYVVILISQFMRDPHSDWAGSVDDRKSTSGYMFSFISGVVSWSSEKQATVAFS; this is encoded by the exons ATGGTGGAATGCAAAGCATTTGCAACCCCTGTAGCCCTTGGTGAAAAACTAACCAAGGAAGATGCTAGTCCCAAGGTTGATGCAACTCGGTATAGGAGTTTGGTTGGTAGCCTCATGTACCTCACAACCACGGGACCTGATATTATGTATGTTGTGATCCTCATCTCTCAGTTCATGCGGGATCCAC attcagattgggccggTTCAGTGGATGATAGGAAATCAACATCTGGTTATATGTTTTCATTTATCTCTGGAGTTGTATCTTGGAGTAGTGAGAAACAGGCAACAGTGGCTTTTTCTTAG